The genomic stretch CACCTTGATCCGCCAGGGCTGGAGGTTGAGCGCCGAGGGGGCCAGGCGGACCAGTTCCAGGAGTTCCCTGATGGCCGCATCGGGGATCGGTCTGCCGTCAAACCGCTTCGTCGCGTAGCGCTGCTGCACGCAGTCTTTGAAGTCCATACCTGCTCATCATCCCGGACAGCGGATTTATACCCTGCTGCCGGACCCCGCCGGTCCGGTGAAAGACCGGCACCCGGGGAACCCGGAGAGGCGGGTCCCGTCAGCCCCGGTTGTTCCGCGAGAAGAACTCCTTCACGCCCCCCGCAACGGTGAAGGCCACCCCCTGGAACCAGACCGTAACGAACTCCAGGGCGACGGATGCAAGCGTCTCATCCGGAAACGCATGGTCGCGGACGTTCCGGAGCGAGAAGCAGGCGAGCAGCATCCAGACGGTCGCGCCGAGGCCCTGGCCGAAGGCCGAGAGCCAGAGGCCGAGGGTCGTAAAGACCAGGGCCAGCAGGTAGCCAAGCAGGCTCGTCGCGAGCGCCGTGAAGACGTTCAGCACGGCGCCGCGTGTCATCACATCGCGGAGCTGCGGAAGGAGCATGACCGCAAAGAGTACCGTGATGCCGGTGATAGCAAAGTCCTGCCAGGTCGTTTCGATCACGCCGTCCCGTGCGCACGCGGCGCAGCATACAGGTATCGCCGTGCGAGGATATCAGACCGGCAGATCCGGCCCGGAGGTACGCCCGCCCCGACCCGTGCATACCCCGAGAACCGCGGGGAGACAGCCCCGGCGACGGCAGCGCGATTGCGCCGATCCGGCGACCGGGTTCGGGAGCGGGACGCCGAACCGTATGCCGCCGCCCCCGCGCGGAACCCCCGAACGTACCCCGTCCGGGGCCGCAACCTGCCGGCGACCGGAGCCCCGGGAGCGACGAGATCGCTCCATACCGTCTCGCACCGCCCGGGGAGAGGTCTTCACGCGGCATTACGCCATAACGGAAGCAGGGGGCGGGTCGTTTTGTACCGGCAGATCGGGTCTGGGGGCCGGGGCGCCTCTCCCGGGAGGATCCGCAACAGATAAGAACCATCCCATGGCTAACGATATTCATTATGGCTGTGACCACCATGAAACCCGTCCGCATCCGCACCGAGCGCCTGGACCTGATCCCGGCGACGCTCGAGTTCCTCGAGAGCGACCGTAACGACCGCCGGGAACTTGCCCGTCTCCTCGATGCCGAGATCCCGGGGTCGTGGCCGCCGCCGCTCCTCGACGACGAGACGCTCGGGGCGTTCATCCAGATGATGGCCGAAGGCGGCGACCCGCTCTTCGCCGCCTGGTACTGGGTGCTCGACGACCCGGCAGCGGAAGGACGGGTCCTCATCGGCGCCGTAGGGACCGCCACGCCCCCAACGCTTGAGGAGACGGAGGACCGGGTGCTCATCGGCTACTCGGTGCTCGACGAGTTCCAGGGCCGGGGGTATGCGACCGAGGCGATCCGCCACCTCACCGCGGCAATCTTCTCCCTCCCGGGCATCCGGCGGATCGAGGCGGCGCTCTACCCCGACCTCGCCGCGTCCATCAAGGTGCTGGAGAAGAACGGGTTCGTCCGTGCCGGCGAGGGGTTCGAGGAGGGCACGGTCGCCTACGTGCTGGAGAACCCCGGCGCATCGGTCTGACGGACACCCCCTCTCTTTTGACCCCCCGGGGAGCGACCCCGGCCCTCCGATATTCCCGCACAGGAACCTATATGAAGTGCTTGCACCCTGTGAGCCTGCCGATATCGACAAAGAGTGAGGCAGGATGTGGGAATCATGGCATGGAGAAGACCGTCGCGCGAGATATGGAGCGAATTCGACCAGATGGTAGGGGATATGCAGAGGCAGTTCTCCGAGGTGATGGAGCGGCTCTCGGGAGCCGCACAGCAGGTGCCCATGCTCGGGGGAACCGGAACGGTGGTCGACGTCGTCGAGCACGAGGACGACGTCGTGGTCGTTGCCGACCTCCCCGGCGTCGACAGGGAGGGGATATCCGTCCGGCTCCTTGATGCGAGGACGCTCAGGATCGCCGCCCGGAGGGAGGAGGCGAAGGAGGAGAGAGAGGCCGGGTACCACGTGCGGGAACGGAGGTTCGGCGCGATCTCCCGGACGGTCTCCCTCCCCACCGACGTCCGCGACGAAGAGGCGAACGCCACGTTCAAGAACGGTGTCCTCGAGGTGCGGCTGAAGAAGGTGGCCGGGACCCGCGGGAAAGAGATCGCCCTGACCGAAGGGGGCGCGGAGCAGCACAGAGAGCAGGTGGAGGCAGAATACCGGGAGGCGCGGGAGAAGATGGAGCCGTCCGGGTACCCGCGCTCCCGCGACGTGCTGAAAGCGGCGGAGGGGATCGAACTCGAGGAGCGGGGGAGTCCCGAGGAGCAGGAGACGGCCGCGAGGCTCCGCGAGCAGAAAGAGAGGCTCTACGAGGAGGGGAAGAGGAAACTTTCGGGGTAACCCCGTCATCCCGCGAGATCCCGGAGGACCGCGAACCCCGACTCGATCGTATCCAGGTACCGCCGGTTGCGCCCGCCCGGATAGGGCAGGCAGAGGAGCCGGCTCTCCGCGAAGATCGCCTCCCGGGAGAGCCCGGTGATCGTTCCCGCGCCACAGAGAGCGCTCGCGTAGGGCTCGATACACCGGAGGCCGGCAAGCGCCGTATTCCCGAGGGCGACGACGTACTCCGGGGCGAGGGCGGCAATCTCGGGCGCGAGGGTCGTTCGGGCGCTCATCCGGACGAGATCGGCCGGGATGGCGGGCTTACGGTTCTTCCGAAAGACACACCGTACCGTATCGGTGAGGAAGAGACCCTTCGCCGCGAAGAGGTCGAGGTTCTCCCGGCGCGACCCGCCGTCGAGTTCGAGCAGACGAAAGATGTTCTCCGCGAGCCCGCGGGAGAGCGGCGCGGCGCCGGGACGGTGCGGCGCGTCGTAACGATCGTTCCAGAAGTAGGGGTAGGCAGGGCTCCGGCAGTCGGCCGGTTCCGCGATCTCGCGCCGCCCGGCGGCCCAGGGCGGGGATTCGGCGACAAAGAGCACCTTCACGCGGCCGGGCCTCCGGGATGCGGCATCGCAGGCGTCGTGGGGCAGGAGCCCGGGCAGGAGGATGCCGCAGAGATCGGGGCGTTCGTCCGCGTAGCGGCGGTAGGCATCGCGCATCGCCGCCGGAGAGTGTCGGGGATCCATCACTGCAGGTTCGCCGCGAAGGCAGATATCTGTGCGGGCGGATCCCGGGTGTGAGATGCGACATATAAAGAGGGTTCAGCACCAAGAGGTGGAAGAATGGAGCAGAATATTACCTTCCAGGAACTCAATATCTCGCCAAAGACACTCCGCGCAATAGAAGATATGGGTTTTGAGGAGCCCACGCCAATCCAGGTCAGCACCATCCCGGCGATACTCGACGGGCGCGACGTTACCGGCCAGGCGCAGACCGGAACCGGGAAGACAGCCGCGTTCGGCGTCCCGGCAATCGAGCGCGTCGACCCCGACAGCCGGGAGACGCAGGTGCTCGTCCTCTCCCCCACCCGGGAACTCGCCATCCAGACCGCCGAAGAGTTTGCCCGCCTCGCGAAACACCACCGGGGCATCAACATCCTCCCGATCTACGGCGGCCAGCCGATTGACCGGCAGTTCCGGGCGCTGCAACGCGGCGCCCAGGTCGTCGTCGGGACACCCGGCCGGGTGCTCGACCACCTCGACCGCGGGACGCTCTCGTTTGGCGGGGTGAAGATCGTCGTCCTCGACGAGGCCGACCAGATGCTGGACATGGGTTTTCGGGAAGACATCGAGAAGATCCTCGACGAGACCCCGCGTGACCGCCAGACGGTCCTCTTCTCGGCCACCCTCCCGAGACCCATCCTGGAGATCTCGAAGAAGTTTCAGAAGAACCCCGAGTTCATCTCGGTCGCGCGCAAGGAAGTGACCGTCCCGCAGATCGAGCAGCTCTACCTCGAGGTGCGGAGCCGCGACAGGCTCGAGGTCCTCACCCGGCTGCTCGACATGTACGACCCCGACCTGACATTGATCTTCTCGAACACCAAAAGGGGCGTCGACGACCTGACCACGCACCTCCAGGCCCGCGGCTACTTCGCCGAGGGGCTTCACGGGGACATGAAGCAGGCCCTGCGCGACCGGGTGATGGCGAAGTTCCGTGGCGGGAACATCGACATCCTGGTGGCAACAGACGTCGCCGCACGGGGCATCGACGTCGAGGACGTCGACCTGGTCGTCAACTATGACGTCCCGCAGGATATCGAGTACTACATCCACCGCATCGGGAGGACGGCGCGGGCCGGGCGCACCGGCCGGGCCGTCACGTTCGTGGGCCCGAAGGAGTACTTCAAACTCCGGACGATCCAGAACTACACGAAGATCAAGATTGCCCGGATCCCGCTCCCGACCCAGGGGGACGTCGAGGAGAGCCGGACGCGCAAACTCATCGACCGGGTGCACCAGACCATCGACGAGGGCGACCTCGACAAATACGCGAACCTCGTCGAGCGGATCATCGCCGAGGACTACACCTCGCTCGAGGTAGCCGCCGCCCTCCTGAAACTGGAACTCGGCGGCGGAGCCGGCCAGGGCCAGCCGCAGGATATCGGACCGGCCCGGGGGCTGGCTCTTCTCAGGATCCCGGTCGGCAGGGAAGACCAGATCAGGCCGAAGGATATCGTCGGAGCGCTCGCGGGCGAGACCGGGATTCCCGGCAGCGCCCTCGGCGCGATCAACATCTACGACACCTACTCCACCGTCGACGTGCCCCTTGACGCCGCCGAACAGATCATCGAGGGGATGAAAGGAAAGACCATCGCACGGGCCAGGCTGACCCGGCCGATCGAGATCATCGAGACGCCCGGCGGACGGTAAGGGCAAGCGGGCCGGCTGCGGGCGAAGCCGGTCTCTGAACAATTCTTTTATCGGCCGGTGCAGCACGTTGAAACGCTCGAACCGCACCGGAAGGGCTGCAGAGCAGGACAGTCATCGACCCGGGACGCTTTTCCCGAAACCGGCGCATTGTCCGGTACGAACCGGCGGGATCGCCGCATACGAAGTCTGAGGTGCGGGGGGATTCTCCGGGGTAGCGGCACCCGTCCCGTCCGGGAGAAACGATTATATACACAGACGCGTATCCTACACCGTCGGGGGGTGGTGGCGTCAATAGGTACGGTACAATCTCTTGTCTTCCGAAGTCTCATCGCCATCGAAGATATCGAGAATTATCTGCCCTAAGACCCGAAAATAGCATATTGCAGAATGGTGTGCTGCAAACTCCTGCCCGGGTTCGACCGGCCGCCTCTGCCGCCTGCCCTTGCATTATGGGGCGCGACGGGGCAACCCGACCCGACGCGCCCTCCTCCGGAAGAACCGGATCCCCGGAATAAATCCACACGGATCTGCCGGCGGGTGCGGCCGTGAGACCGCTTTCACGGTCCCGCCCGCAGGTGTATCGGGGGTCGTATGTCTTTTTTTTGCTGTCAGGTGTTCTGAACGGCGAGCTCCGCGCTCAGCATGTCCAGGTAGTCGGAGAGGAGGCGGGTGATCAGGAAGTTCTGCCGGACGTGCTCCTTGCCGGCCCGGCCGAGCCGCTCCCCGAGCTCCGGGTTCTCCAGAACCTGCCGGATCCTCCAGGCAAACCCGTCGGTATCGGTCGGGTCGAGGAGGAACCCGGTCTCGCCGTCCTCGATCTGGAGCGGTATCCCCCCGACCCGGGACGCGATGACCGGCCTGCCCTTCCAGAGCCCTTCGGTGACGGTCAGGCCGAACCCTTCGCGGAGCGACTTCTGGAGGATGACGCACGAGGCCCGCTGCAGGGCGTTGACCAGCAGGTGGTCCTCGGCGGTGATCAGGATGACGTCGCCGGCCTCGATGAACTCCCGTGCCTTCTCCTCGACGCTGCGGTAGATCGCCCAGCCTTCGGGATCGTCGGGGGCCATGCTCCCGCAGAGCACCAGCCTGCAGTCGACGTGCTCGCGCACCCGGGAAAAGACGTCGACGACGCCTTCGGGGTCCTTCCACTTGTCGAACCGCGAGATCTGCGTGACCAGCGGCTTGTCCGTCGGGACGTTGTACTTCTCAAGAAGGCCTGCGATCTCCGCGTCGGTGAGGTCGCGGTTCTTCTCCGAGAGGGGGTCGATCGCCGGGCGGCAGATCCACTGCTCCATCGGCATCCCGCGGCGCCGGTACTGCTCGTGCGAGATGACCATCCGGTCGTAGTCCAGAACGAAGTTCTTAAGGAACTCCCAGAGGGCGGGATCCGGGTTCGAGAGATCGACGTGGCATCGCCAGACCCAGGGCTGGGTCTTTTCGTAGAACCGGATCAGGGGCAGGGGCTGCGGATCGTGGATGACCACAAGGTCGTGGTCGATCTCCATCTGCCCGGAGAAGCACTCGTTCGTCTTGAGGTAGAGCCCTTTCTCATCGTCCGAGAACGATATCGCCTGTCCCTGGAGCGCGTTGTGGAAGTTCTTCGTGATGGTGAAGAAATCCCCCTCGCCGGTCAGGATGTTCCACTGCGTCCTGATCCCGACGTCGTTCATGAGCGGAACGAGCGAGAGGATCATCTCCGCCACGCCGCCGCTCTGGTAGGTCGAGTTCACGTGAAGGATCCGTTTCCCCCGGAGGGCCGCCGCCTTGCGGTAGATCCCGGAGACGACGTCGTCGCCGACGATGGGCCGGTGGTCCTCGAGCGTCCGGCCGTTATCACAGATGCAGGTTATTCCGTCCATATAAGCCATGCAGATCTCCCCCTCAGAAATAGTCTAGAGACTTACTGCACACACCATTTATGCCCACAGATTAATAAAGTTATGTTTATAAAAATAACCTGTTGAAAGCCGAATGTTGTTCACGACGTTGATTCTGTCGATATTATGTTGATTTCGGCGACGTAACGAAGCGATGACCATGACAAAAAAGATTAATATGGTGAAGAAAATCGGAGCCCCGGGACGGTGCGGATCCGGAGAGCGCAACGATCGAGTGGAGCGGCGCGCCACAAAAAAGGAAGAAGAAATACCCATATAGAGAGGATTCCCAACACTGTACGGTGCGATGTACCGAAATCACGCCAAAGATGGGATTGATCGCCCGCCCCTGTTCACCACCTCCGACGGCGTAGCCTTCAGGAGGATGCCGCATGGAGCCGACGCCGTCTACGTCGTCGGCGAGTACCGTTTCGACGACATCCGGCCCGACGATATCGTCATGGACCTCGGCGCCAACGTGGGCGCTTTCTGCATCCGGGCCGCCCGCCGCTCAAGGCACGTGCTGGCCGTCGAACCCATCCTCACGGAGGCGCTCCGGGAGAACGTCGCGAGAAACGGCGGCGGTGTCGACGTGGTGGACGGGGCGCTCGGCACGGGGGAGAGCGCTCGGATCGCCTGGGGCGAGAAGACCCTCGCCGTGACGACCCGCACCCTCGGCGAGTTCGCCGCCATGGCCGGAGGATGCGACTTCTTAAAGTGCGACTGCGAGGGGGCGGAATGGTTCATCAGGCCACAGGACCTCGATGGGGTGCGCCGGATCGAGATGGAACTCCATATGCCGCCG from Methanoculleus chikugoensis encodes the following:
- a CDS encoding GNAT family N-acetyltransferase, with the translated sequence MAVTTMKPVRIRTERLDLIPATLEFLESDRNDRRELARLLDAEIPGSWPPPLLDDETLGAFIQMMAEGGDPLFAAWYWVLDDPAAEGRVLIGAVGTATPPTLEETEDRVLIGYSVLDEFQGRGYATEAIRHLTAAIFSLPGIRRIEAALYPDLAASIKVLEKNGFVRAGEGFEEGTVAYVLENPGASV
- a CDS encoding Hsp20/alpha crystallin family protein, with the translated sequence MAWRRPSREIWSEFDQMVGDMQRQFSEVMERLSGAAQQVPMLGGTGTVVDVVEHEDDVVVVADLPGVDREGISVRLLDARTLRIAARREEAKEEREAGYHVRERRFGAISRTVSLPTDVRDEEANATFKNGVLEVRLKKVAGTRGKEIALTEGGAEQHREQVEAEYREAREKMEPSGYPRSRDVLKAAEGIELEERGSPEEQETAARLREQKERLYEEGKRKLSG
- a CDS encoding uracil-DNA glycosylase family protein yields the protein MDPRHSPAAMRDAYRRYADERPDLCGILLPGLLPHDACDAASRRPGRVKVLFVAESPPWAAGRREIAEPADCRSPAYPYFWNDRYDAPHRPGAAPLSRGLAENIFRLLELDGGSRRENLDLFAAKGLFLTDTVRCVFRKNRKPAIPADLVRMSARTTLAPEIAALAPEYVVALGNTALAGLRCIEPYASALCGAGTITGLSREAIFAESRLLCLPYPGGRNRRYLDTIESGFAVLRDLAG
- a CDS encoding DEAD/DEAH box helicase, translated to MEQNITFQELNISPKTLRAIEDMGFEEPTPIQVSTIPAILDGRDVTGQAQTGTGKTAAFGVPAIERVDPDSRETQVLVLSPTRELAIQTAEEFARLAKHHRGINILPIYGGQPIDRQFRALQRGAQVVVGTPGRVLDHLDRGTLSFGGVKIVVLDEADQMLDMGFREDIEKILDETPRDRQTVLFSATLPRPILEISKKFQKNPEFISVARKEVTVPQIEQLYLEVRSRDRLEVLTRLLDMYDPDLTLIFSNTKRGVDDLTTHLQARGYFAEGLHGDMKQALRDRVMAKFRGGNIDILVATDVAARGIDVEDVDLVVNYDVPQDIEYYIHRIGRTARAGRTGRAVTFVGPKEYFKLRTIQNYTKIKIARIPLPTQGDVEESRTRKLIDRVHQTIDEGDLDKYANLVERIIAEDYTSLEVAAALLKLELGGGAGQGQPQDIGPARGLALLRIPVGREDQIRPKDIVGALAGETGIPGSALGAINIYDTYSTVDVPLDAAEQIIEGMKGKTIARARLTRPIEIIETPGGR
- a CDS encoding glycosyltransferase, whose protein sequence is MAYMDGITCICDNGRTLEDHRPIVGDDVVSGIYRKAAALRGKRILHVNSTYQSGGVAEMILSLVPLMNDVGIRTQWNILTGEGDFFTITKNFHNALQGQAISFSDDEKGLYLKTNECFSGQMEIDHDLVVIHDPQPLPLIRFYEKTQPWVWRCHVDLSNPDPALWEFLKNFVLDYDRMVISHEQYRRRGMPMEQWICRPAIDPLSEKNRDLTDAEIAGLLEKYNVPTDKPLVTQISRFDKWKDPEGVVDVFSRVREHVDCRLVLCGSMAPDDPEGWAIYRSVEEKAREFIEAGDVILITAEDHLLVNALQRASCVILQKSLREGFGLTVTEGLWKGRPVIASRVGGIPLQIEDGETGFLLDPTDTDGFAWRIRQVLENPELGERLGRAGKEHVRQNFLITRLLSDYLDMLSAELAVQNT
- a CDS encoding FkbM family methyltransferase, encoding MPHGADAVYVVGEYRFDDIRPDDIVMDLGANVGAFCIRAARRSRHVLAVEPILTEALRENVARNGGGVDVVDGALGTGESARIAWGEKTLAVTTRTLGEFAAMAGGCDFLKCDCEGAEWFIRPQDLDGVRRIEMELHMPPIGGPVNRRLLDYIGEHYDFEIERTPGYDVKGVMGVLHAVRKNGR